One Cyanobacteria bacterium QS_8_64_29 genomic region harbors:
- a CDS encoding iron-sulfur cluster assembly accessory protein produces the protein MTQTTQTEQGIQVSQSALEHLRQLRDQQGQDLCLRVGVRSGGCSGLSYMMEFEDPGQLRDDDEVFDYDGFQIVADPKSLLYIYGLTLDYSNALIGGGFQFTNPNASQTCGCGKSFGV, from the coding sequence ATGACACAGACCACTCAGACCGAGCAGGGCATCCAAGTCTCCCAGAGCGCCCTCGAGCACCTGCGCCAATTGCGCGACCAGCAGGGTCAAGACCTCTGCCTGCGCGTGGGCGTTCGCAGCGGCGGCTGTTCGGGGCTCTCCTACATGATGGAGTTTGAAGATCCCGGCCAGTTGCGCGATGACGACGAGGTCTTTGACTACGACGGCTTCCAGATCGTGGCCGATCCCAAAAGCTTGCTCTACATCTACGGGCTCACCCTAGACTACAGCAATGCCCTGATTGGGGGTGGCTTCCAGTTCACCAACCCCAACGCCAGCCAGACCTGCGGCTGCGGCAAATCCTTCGGCGTCTGA